A part of Lutra lutra chromosome 2, mLutLut1.2, whole genome shotgun sequence genomic DNA contains:
- the FGFRL1 gene encoding fibroblast growth factor receptor-like 1, whose protein sequence is MTPSPTLLLLLPPLLLGALPPAAAARGPPRMADKVVPRQVARLGRTVRLQCPVEGDPPPLTMWTKDGRTIHGGWSRFRVLPQGLKVKEVEREDAGAYVCKATNGFGSLSVNYTLIVMDDTGAGREHLGHDGASGGQEDAASKQWARPRFTQPSKMRRRVIARPVGSSVRLKCVASGHPRPDIMWMKDDQALTGLEAGEHRKKKWTLSLKNLRPEDSGRYTCRVSNRAGAINATYKVDVIQRTRSKPVLTGTHPVNTTVDFGGTTSFQCKVRSDVKPVIQWLKRVEYGAEGRYNSTIDVGGQKFVVLPTGDVWSRPDGSYLNKLLIARARQDDAGMYICLGANTMGYSFRSAFLTVLPDPKPPGPPVAPSSSTTSLPWPVVIGIPAGAVFILGTVLLWLCQAKKKPCAPGPTPPLPAHRPPMATRDRAGDKDRPMPPSLGPAPGVGLCEELGPPAAPQHLLGPGPSAGPRLYPKLYTDVHTHTHTHTHSHTHSHVEGKVHQHIHYQC, encoded by the exons GCCCCCCAAGGATGGCAGACAAGGTGGTTCCAAGGCAGGTGGCCCGGCTGGGCCGCACTGTGCGGCTGCAGTGCCCCGTGGAAGGAGACCCGCCACCGCTGACCATGTGGACCAAGGATGGCCGCACCATCCATGGCGGTTGGAGCCGCTTCCGGGTGCTGCCCCAGGGCCTGAAGGTGAAGGAGGTGGAGCGGGAGGACGCCGGCGCCTATGTGTGCAAGGCCACCAACGGCTTCGGCAGCCTCAGCGTCAACTACACCCTCATCGTGATGG ATGATACTGGCGCAGGAAGGGAGCATCTGGGGCACGACGGTGCCTCCGGGGGCCAGGAGGATGCAGCCAGCAAGCAGTGGG CACGGCCCCGCTTCACGCAGCCCTCCAAGATGAGGCGTCGTGTGATCGCTCGGCCCGTGGGCAGCTCCGTGCGGCTCAAGTGCGTAGCCAGTGGGCACCCACGGCCCGACATCATGTGGATGAAGGACGACCAGGCCCTGACGGGCCTGGAGGCCGGGGAGCACAGGAAGAAGAAGTGGACACTGAGCCTGAAGAACCTGCGTCCTGAGGACAGTGGCAGGTACACGTGCCGTGTGTCCAACCGCGCAGGTGCCATCAATGCAACCTACAAGGTGGATGTGATCC AGCGGACGCGCTCCAAGCCCGTCCTCACGGGCACGCACCCCGTGAACACGACCGTGGACTTCGGGGGCACCACATCCTTCCAGTGCAAAGTGCGCAGCGATGTGAAGCCGGTGATCCAGTGGCTGAAGCGTGTGGAGTATGGTGCCGAGGGCCGCTACAACTCCACCATCGACGTGGGCGGCCAGAAGTTCGTGGTGTTGCCCACGGGGGATGTGTGGTCGAGGCCCGACGGCTCCTACCTCAACAAGCTACTCATTGCGCGTGCACGCCAGGATGATGCCGGCATGTACATCTGCCTGGGGGCCAACACCATGGGCTACAGCTTCCGCAGTGCCTTCCTCACCGTGCTGCCAG ACCCCAAGCCACCAGGGCCCCCCGTGGCCCCCTCGTCCTCGACCACCAGCTTGCCGTGGCCCGTGGTCATCGGCATCCCGGCTGGCGCCGTCTTCATCCTTGGCACCGTGCTCCTGTGGCTCTGCCAGGCCAAGAAGAAGCCATGCGCACCCGGGCccaccccgcctctgcctgcACACCGCCCGCCCATGGCCACCCGCGACCGGGCCGGGGACAAGGACCGTCCCATGCCCCCCAGCCTCGGCCCTGCCCCTGGTGTGGGGCTGTGTGAGGAGCTTGGGCCTCCGGCGGCACCCCAGCATCTGCTGGGCCCGGGCCCATCTGCCGGGCCCAGACTTTATCCCAAACTCTACACggacgtgcacacgcacacacacacacacacgcactcgcACACGCACTCGCATGTGGAGGGCAAGGTCCACCAGCACATCCACTACCAGTGCTAG